The Amycolatopsis coloradensis sequence GTGGCTGGCCGAGCGTGGCTGGGACAACGTCGACGAGGTCACCACGGCCAACGAGAAGATCGCGTTCGCGCTGCCGCACGAGCTGCGCAAGGCCGCGAAGGCCTGACGCCCGCTACGCAAAAGGGCCGTCCGAGGAGTTCCCCGGGCGGCCCTTTCCGCTGGTCAGCGGCTCAAGCGAGAGCAAAGGTCCCTTGCTTCACCGCTCGTCGTCCCACGGGCGGCGGCGGGGCGGCTGCCCTCCGCGGCGCGGATCGTCCGCGCGCGGCGGACGGCGGCGCGGAGCACCGGGGGCGCTTTCGCCGCGGGGATCGCGACGGCGCGGTTCGCCGTCTTCCGGCGGACGCGGCCGCCGGGGCTGACGTCCCGGCGGCGGCGGTTTGCGGGCGCCGGGCTCGGCGTCGCGGCGAGGGCGTCGCTCGTCGTCGACCGGGCGGCGGCGGGGCGGCGCACCGTCTCGCGGAGCACCGCGGCGGGAAGGCGGGGGCGGCGTCTGGCCGGTCCGGGACGCGGGGCGGCCACGGCCCGGCGCGGCGGCCGCGGCGGGACGGGCGGCGGGCTTGTCCTCGTCACGACGCTCGGGTTTGGTACCCGGCTTCACCTTCACCGGGGCATCGGGATCGCGCTCGCGGTAGATCCGGAAGATGCCGATCGCCAAGGTGACGCCGGTGGTGATGGCCATCGTCGGGAAGCCGTTGATCAGCGGCGTGCCGACGTCGAAGGCTCTCGACAGCAGGTCTGTGCCCTTGCTGCCGTCCGAGGTCAGGAGGATGACCCCCGGGACGGTCACGGCGAGGACCAGGGGCGGCTGCACCATCGGGCCGAACAGCCCGCGGCGCTGGACGGCCACCACGGCGGCCACCGCGCCGAGCGCGTAGCACGCCTTGAACAGCAGGCCCAGGTCCTTCTGCATCATCATGTCGACGAAGGCGCCAAGGATGGCGAGCCCGAAGCCCACCAGGACGGCCGCCCACCAGGGCAACCCTCGCCTGGCGCCGACGAGCGGACGCTCGTCCCAGGCAACGGGGACGTCGTCGGCATCAGGATCGCTCTGGCGATCGCGAATCGCGGTCACAGGCCCCACCGTATATCCAAGCTGCGGGCATACCGCCAACAGGCGGTGTGTCTATCGCCTGGTAGTGGTCATTCCGGACCACCCGGACGGACTGTCCGGGTGCTTACCGGAAGTACTACGGGTGAAGGATCCACAAGGTTGCCGAGCGGGCCGGAACGGAGCTCGCGATTCCGGAAGTCGCAGGTCGGGCGGTGCGGTCCGCATCCGGCCCGTGAGTGGTCAGGACGGGTGTCGAGGGTCCGGACAAGGTGGCGTGGGACTCAGGCTCGGCCGGTGAGGGACAAACGTCTTCGCCCCTGTGGCTACTCGACGTGTTCGGCAGGCGGGGAGTGTTACCGAGGGTGAGAGGGGTGTGGACATAGGGACGTTCAGCGTCCCTATTTCCACACCCCCCTCGCATCTCTCTCGCGTCACGCGGGATTCTGGTCAGCCACCGCACCGAAATCCACACAGTGGGCTTCTTGGGGCTGACTTACCCTCAGCCACCGTGCTCTGCCGGGCCGCGCCAAGTGGCTTCGCGACACGCCTTGAACAGCGACGGCATCGTCGTGAAGGGCCCCTTCACTACCTTCAGGGTAGGCAAGGAGGCCTTCACGAGGCCGGGAGTTCGTCCGCCTTCCTGATCAGCGGGACCGGCGCCGGGCTGCCCGCGGCGTCGGTCAGCGGCGAGACCGTGCTCCGGAAGCTCTCGAGCGCCTCCAGCTCCCGCCGCCGGGCCGAGATGAAGCGCTGCAGGTGGGTGCTCGACAGGTTCAGCGCGTCGACCGCGTTGCCCGCTGCCCGGTGCGCGGCCGCGGCGCCCGCCCGGACCTGCTCGACGTCCTCGACCAGCGCCCGTTCGGTCGCGGCGAACAGCGCGGCGGACGCCAGTACGGCGAACCCCGTCGGCCCGCAGAGGAAGACCCGCCGGTCCAGCATCCAGCGCAGCAGTTCCGGGTCGGTGTCCAGCGCGGCGACCACGGCCGCGTCGGACGGGACGAACATGATCGTCCCGTAGATCGCGTCGGCCCAGCGCTGGTAGCCCTTGCCCGCCAGCTCGGCCGCCCGCGACCGGAGCTGCCGGACGTGGACGCGCAGCGCGTCCAGCCGTTCTTCGGGGTCGTCGGTCTCGACGGCCTCGGCCCAGCAGGCCATGCTCGCCTTCGCGTCCACCGGCACGGTCCGGCCGCCGCCGACCCGCAGCACCATGTCCGGTTTCGCGGCGCCGCCGCCCGCCAGGTCCGTTTGCAGCGTGAAGTGCAGCTCCTCGCGGAGCCCGAGCGCTCGTGCGGTCTCCAGGAGGACCTGCTCGCCCAGCTCGCCCCGGCCGCTGATCGAGGCGAACGCGACCTCGTACCGGCGCAGCGCGAGCTGCTGCTGATCGGCCTTCGCCCGCTCGGCCGCGACCTGTTTCGCCGCCGCGTCCGCCCTCCGCATGCCGTCGTTGTACAGCCGCCACAACAGCGCGACGGCCGCGAGCAGCAGCAACGCGAGTACGACGGCCGCGGTGGTGATCACCGTCGCCACCGGTACCTCCCCTCCGGATCCGAGTCGGGGACATCATGGCGGAACCCACCGACAAGAACGGAACGGCGCGGTCGCGCTCCGTATCTGACCTGCGCCGTCCCCGGCGTGTCGGAAAGCGCGGTGCCGTCAAGGGCGCGCCTC is a genomic window containing:
- the rmuC gene encoding DNA recombination protein RmuC, whose protein sequence is MATVITTAAVVLALLLLAAVALLWRLYNDGMRRADAAAKQVAAERAKADQQQLALRRYEVAFASISGRGELGEQVLLETARALGLREELHFTLQTDLAGGGAAKPDMVLRVGGGRTVPVDAKASMACWAEAVETDDPEERLDALRVHVRQLRSRAAELAGKGYQRWADAIYGTIMFVPSDAAVVAALDTDPELLRWMLDRRVFLCGPTGFAVLASAALFAATERALVEDVEQVRAGAAAAHRAAGNAVDALNLSSTHLQRFISARRRELEALESFRSTVSPLTDAAGSPAPVPLIRKADELPAS
- a CDS encoding DUF6542 domain-containing protein, which codes for MTAIRDRQSDPDADDVPVAWDERPLVGARRGLPWWAAVLVGFGLAILGAFVDMMMQKDLGLLFKACYALGAVAAVVAVQRRGLFGPMVQPPLVLAVTVPGVILLTSDGSKGTDLLSRAFDVGTPLINGFPTMAITTGVTLAIGIFRIYRERDPDAPVKVKPGTKPERRDEDKPAARPAAAAAPGRGRPASRTGQTPPPPSRRGAPRDGAPPRRRPVDDERRPRRDAEPGARKPPPPGRQPRRPRPPEDGEPRRRDPRGESAPGAPRRRPPRADDPRRGGQPPRRRPWDDER